ATCGACGCGATCTATGGGAAAACATTGAGCATGGAAATGTCGTCGAATATGAAGTCGGCGTGCAAATGATCAAAGAGGAAGATGAGTTCATGTTCGACTTCGATATTTTGGATTCGACGAAGATTTGGCCCGAGGAAATTGTTCCTGTCCAAATGTTCGGCAAGATCACGTTGAACCGGAATGTGGATAATGTCTTTGCTGAAACGGAACAAGTGGCGTTCCATGTCGGGAACGTTGTGCCGGGGATTGACTTTACAAATGATCCACTCTTGCAAGGAAGGCTTTTTTCATATTTGGATACTCAGTTGATTCGCCTTGGAGGGCCGAATTTCACTGAAATCCCGATCAATCGACCGATCTGTCCGTTTCACAATAATCAGCGGGATGGTTTCAGCCGCCAGCGAATCGATGTGGGGCAAGTAGCTTATCATAAAAACTCGCTTGCTAATAATACGCCTTCGACTTCTACGTGGAAAGAAGGGGGCTATGTCCATTACGCTGAGAAGGTTGAGGGACGTGTCATCCAGGCAAGAAGCGATTCATTCCAAGACCATTTTTCGCAGGCGAGATTGTTCTGGAACAGCATGACACCACCTGAAAAGGAACATATAAGGGACGCATTCATCTTTGAAGTCGGAAAAGTGAAATCAGACAGCGTCCGGCAGCAAGTCGTCGACATGTTTGTCAATGTGGATAAGGAATTGGCGACTGTCATTGCCGATGCAGTCGGAGTCAAACGTCCGAAAGGCCAACAAGTCAACGTTACTGCCGCTTCCCCGGCACTTAGCCAAGAGAAGACGCCGAGATATCCGAATACACTTAAAGTAGGCGTGTTGATCGGAAATGGCTTCAATGGCAGAGAAGTGAAAGCGGTCGTAAAAACATTATTGAACCACGGAGTGGCCGTCGACATTGTCGGTGAGCATTTAGGCAGTCTTACTGGCAAAGACGGTGTTAAGGTTGTTTTGAATGAAACTTTTCTAACAACTTCGCCCGTCCTTTACGATTCGTTATATGTCGTCGGCGGAAAAGCGAAGAATCAAGCGAAGTTCGAAAGTGATATCGAGGAATTCATCAATGAAGCGTATCGTCATTACAAGCCGATTGGCATCGCTTCAACTGGGGAAGATATTTTCAGGGAATCCGATGCGAAAGCCGGATCGGGTATTGTGGTTGCATCAGAATCCGGAGCCGATTTCCCGACGGACTTCATTCAAGCCATCACTCAACAGCGCTTTTGGGCCCGAAATATATATCCTGAATGAATTGGCCGCTCCAATACCTTTTTGGAGCGGTATTTTTATGTATAATGAAGTAAAGGGGGAGATGACAGGATGATCCATACAATTATTTTCGACTTGGACGATACGCTATTATGGGATGAGAAAAGTATTGCCACGGCGTTCGGTAGGACATGTCAATACGCGGAGGAAAGCCTTGATATCCATGCCTCGGAACTGGAGGCGGCGGTCCGTGAAACAGCGAGAGAAATGTACGCAACATATGATACATATGAATTCACACAAATGATCGGAATCAACCCTTTTGAAGGTTTATGGGGGACATTCGACGATCCCGGCGAGGAATTCCAGCGAATGAAGGAATTCATTCCTGATTACCAACGAAGTGCGTGGACGGGCGGGCTTGCGAAACTTGGCATTAAGAATGTGGAATTAGGAGCGGAACTTGCAGCCCGGTTCATTGAGGAACGAAAAAAATCTCCATTCGTTTACGACGAAACTTTTTCGGTTCTGGAACAGTTGAAAGGTGAGTATACGCTAGTATTATTGACGAACGGCTCTCCGTCGCTTCAAAACACGAAATTGGATATTACTCCGGAGTTGGCCCCTTATTTCGATTTCATTGTCATATCGGGAGCCTT
The sequence above is drawn from the Sporosarcina luteola genome and encodes:
- a CDS encoding catalase; the encoded protein is MEKNQNRKNVQLDQFRVNNYGKKLTTNQGLKVSDDENSLKAGVRGPTLLEDFHLREKLTHFDHERIPERVVHARGFAAHGVFELYKSMKEFTKAGFLQNPGSKTPVFTRFSTVVGSKGSADTVRDVRGFATKFYTEEGNFDLVANNMPVFFIQDGMKFPDVVHAIKPEPHNEMPQASSAHDTFWDFVANNQESAHMVMWLMSDRAIPRSFRMIQGFGVHTFRLVNEEGKATFVKFHIKPLLGVHSLVWDEAQKIAGKDPDFHRRDLWENIEHGNVVEYEVGVQMIKEEDEFMFDFDILDSTKIWPEEIVPVQMFGKITLNRNVDNVFAETEQVAFHVGNVVPGIDFTNDPLLQGRLFSYLDTQLIRLGGPNFTEIPINRPICPFHNNQRDGFSRQRIDVGQVAYHKNSLANNTPSTSTWKEGGYVHYAEKVEGRVIQARSDSFQDHFSQARLFWNSMTPPEKEHIRDAFIFEVGKVKSDSVRQQVVDMFVNVDKELATVIADAVGVKRPKGQQVNVTAASPALSQEKTPRYPNTLKVGVLIGNGFNGREVKAVVKTLLNHGVAVDIVGEHLGSLTGKDGVKVVLNETFLTTSPVLYDSLYVVGGKAKNQAKFESDIEEFINEAYRHYKPIGIASTGEDIFRESDAKAGSGIVVASESGADFPTDFIQAITQQRFWARNIYPE
- a CDS encoding HAD family hydrolase, with product MIHTIIFDLDDTLLWDEKSIATAFGRTCQYAEESLDIHASELEAAVRETAREMYATYDTYEFTQMIGINPFEGLWGTFDDPGEEFQRMKEFIPDYQRSAWTGGLAKLGIKNVELGAELAARFIEERKKSPFVYDETFSVLEQLKGEYTLVLLTNGSPSLQNTKLDITPELAPYFDFIVISGAFGKGKPDPSIFEHALKETGSSAAEALMVGDNLMTDILGSSKIGMRSVWINREGKEGNPSIQPTFEIRHLEQLFPILDKVNKE